The nucleotide window TTGGATAAAGCTGTGTATTCCTCCAGGGAGACAGGACATACAAGGGCTAGACAGGAAATACGTCTGGCTCACAAGTTAAATGCACTTAAGTtcatgctcttgcagaggattctcagttcccagcacctgcacagcagctcacagctgcctgtaactccagtctggggatctgacctccacaggctcctttatgcatgtggtacatatacacacaggtatatacacaaaaacatttgtttaaattacatttattttgtggaggtaggagacacacatgtgctgtgactctagtggggaggtcagaggacagcttacggGAGCCAGTTCTCACCTTCTGCCACGTGGATTTTGGGGATCTACTCAAACCATCCAGCCTGGAGGAAGTTCATCTTGTTAGCCCTTCTTTGAGATGTCTTACTATGTGGCCTAACTGGCCTCCTACCCACCTCCTCTTGCCTCAATTTCCTGGGTGCTGGTCTCACAGATGTAGACCACCATGTCTGACAGGAAACAACTTCAAAGTGAGATTTACTTCTGACTTGAATATTAGTACAAGCGTCGAGGATTTTAACATccattcttctccctcttccctaaGATTTGGAGCCCTTTCCCTTTAAAACCCGGAAGGAGCTACAGAGTCGAAAGGCAGCGAATGAAGCTTTTACTTTGTCCGACCTGAAGCAGCTACCGGAGCTGAATCCACCAGTGCTAATGCCCAATGGCAACGTGGGCACGCCCTTGCAGGTCTTTCTGGACTTGATCCAGGCCTGCCGTCTTCCACCTCGAATCATCACGCAGCTGCAGCTCCAGTTCCCGAAGACAGGCTCCTCCCGTCGCTATGGCAATGTGCCCTTTGAGTACGAGGACTCGGAGACCGTGGAGCAGGAAGAGCATGTGTACACTGCCAAGGGGGAGGAGATCCCCCAGGAAACCTTCTTGGAAGAGCCACCAGCCAGCCTCTTGGATGAGCCTGAGGATGAAGGGctgcaggaagaagaggagtCTCACTCCGATGATGTGAGTAGGTGCAGCCCTCTGCTCGTCTCTTGCAGAGGCCAGGCCAGGATTTATAGATAGAAGTTACTATCCCACCTGGTCCCGCAGCCGTTCggtctcaaataaacacacagagaagcctttttcattaattattatcaattattaattataaactatttgaccTTTTGCTCAGGCTTatcactaactagctcttacaacttaaattaacccattattcttatctatgtttagccatgtggcttggtgccttttctcagtaagttattctcattttgcttcctctatgtTTGGCTAGTgattgcagactgagcctttcttctttccagaattctcctattctggttggccctcctatacttcctgcctagctattggccaatcagcgtttattaaGCCagtacaagtaacaaatctttatagtgtacaagagcattatcccacagcataggGCCCCAGGGGAGTCAAGCCAAGAGTCATCTGTCATTCCACAAGTCCAGTTGAGCACATTGTAGTAAGAACTAGTGCTCAAAGACATTCCATGATCCATTTTCTGCCCTGGAAGAACCTAAATgttgaaacaagaaagaaagagtgtggaAGGCTGTGTGAAGATGGCCTGGGATTGCCTGCTGACTCGGCTGCCCTTGGCAGTGTGTGGGCAGCCTTACCTCTGTCTTCGGTTCCCTcctgtaaaatggaaataacagCATTTACCTCACAGAGCCACCGGGATTATTCCAGGAACCCAGTTATAGGAAGGGCAGGCTTAAATGGTGTACACCGATTTACACACTAGAGAGAGCTGTAGACTGAGCGGGCTTTGTGTAGGCTGGGGACTCAGCTGAGGGTTTGAGCAAGCAGAGAAGCGGCATGGAGGAGGAACTGTGGTCAGTAGCACAGAACTGAGagcgggtggggtggggtgagcagCAGAGGGCTGGCAGCAGGTGTCGTCAAGGTCTCAAGGTGCAGATGCGCTGCTTCTGGAGATGCCTGAAAAAAGCACGTGCTGTGGTCGAGGTCCCGTGTCCCCTGCTGGGCCTGAGACTCCTCCTAGGCCTGTGGTCTGGATTCAGACACACAGGtcaccccttcctccccttctcccaggaCGATGACCGGTGTGAGGAGTGGGAGCGTCACGAGGCTCTGCACGAGGACGTGACCAGGCAGGAGCGGACAGCCGAGCGGCTCTTCGAGGAAGAGATTGAGCTCAAGTGGGAGAAGGGCGGCTCTGGCCTGGTGTTCTACACTGATGCTCAGTTCtggcaggaggaagaaggaggtaAGGCTTGCGGTTACTGTGGCGAATACCAGAGATGAATTAACTTTTAAAGAGAGGAGAGCTGGCTTAAATTGGAGGTCTCGGGCATGGGCAGTTGGCTTCTGTGCCTGTGGTGAGGCTGCACAGTGTGGTTGGAAGCCTGTTCACCTCATGACTGGGAcgcaagggagagagaaggaagaagagacctGGTCTCACAGTCCCTTTTAAGGTCATAAATGAAGCCCTACCTCTTAAAGTTCCCGTTACTTCCCGCTGCGTCTGAGACTAAGTCGTTAACACATGGACTTTGTCAGGGATGCAGGGCTGTCAAACCCAGGTAGCGGCCTCTCTGCTCCACATAGTGAATGATTGCCCGACAGTCTAAATAAAGCTAGGAAATGGCTTCCACCATGTATAATGCGAACTGTTGATCCTGTTTTAGAATGAGGAATTGGGATAGCACCTAGAATGTCTGTCTAACACTGGACTTTGGTTGAGCACAGCTGGGAGTCACTGGGGTGAGGCACAGAGCTTGACGGTAGAGCACCTTCGGCTTGTGCAAGCCCCTCGGTCGGGTTCCTCGTCCGAGTCCTCAACCCATGCTTCTATCCCTGTAGACTTTGACGAGCAGACGGCCGATGACTGGGACGTGGACATGAGTGTCTACTACGACAAAGGTACTGGCGGGGGTGGCAGTCGTGGGAGGAACTGGTGCCCGTATGTTAGCCGCACATGCTTGGCAGAGGTTGAGTCAGGGAGCTAGAGGCACTGTGCACTCGTTCTCAGTGTGCTCTAGGAGAACGGTTCTAGAACCACCGTGCACACCAAGATCTGCAGGTGCTTTCGCACGCAATTGTGTAATTGCATAGACCTACATACATCCTCGTGCACACGTTAAGTAATCTCTCTCAAAATCAGTTAGCAAGGGCTGGTGCTACATCCCAGTGTACTTTCCTAGCCgatgtgaggctctgggttcaagtccagCACCAGGAAAAAGAATTACTCACCAGCTATGGTGGTGTACAGCTTGGAATCCCTGCCCTGGTGACATGAGAGAGCCTGAATGATGGGGTGGGGAGTCTGTGTGTTGGTCCAGATGCAGTTATGTTCTGAGTCGTTTCAGAGTGGTGGATCTGCAGGTGCAGAACCTGTACAAACAGGCTCACTGGACTTACCATCTCTGCTTGTGCGTGCGTACTCACTGCCTGTAGTTAGGTGCTGCTGGCGGGCAGGCTCTGGGAACACCCTCGGGGGCTGACTGAACAAACAGGCTCTAAATAGAAGCTTGACCTTTGGTCACCTCGTAGTTCTGAAGGGAAAAATgacctggatttttgttttgtttctggtttttgtttcgttttgagacagtctgtgtacccctggctgttctaaaactcactatgtagaccagtctgaatgcccttttttttgataatttttttaaatttatttatttttggtgttttggcTGACAGCTTAagtttgttcctaactagctcctACCACCTCAGTCAACCTACTTCTATCTATATTCTACCATGAGATCGGTACCTTCCTTATCTCAATATGGAAAGTtcatctccttcttttctttgtctcctcGGGACTTCTGagactccaccttcctttccGGTGTTCTCTCTACACCAAAAATCCTACCTAGCCCTCGGCCAGTCGGCTCTTATTAACCAGTGAGGTAATACATATTTGCCGTCTCCCAAGAGTTTAGCCCACAGCAGTTCCTCGTGTGCAGCATGGGAACTGTGCTTCCTGGTGCGTGTTCCCAGCCTCCTGAGAGAGATTGCAGGCATTATGAAAATTAATCCCTAAGTCTTGTGAGGGGACCCCAGATACCTGATCCTCCTGGTGTGAGAGGGACCCTTTTACAAAATGGGTTATGGTTCCTCAGATGGTGGAGACAAAGACGCCCGTGACTATGTCCAAATGCGCCTGGAACAGAGACTCCGTGgtggccaggaagatggctctgtgATAGGCCGCCAAGTGGGCGCCTTTGAGCACCACACCAAGGTAAGGGAGTGCTGCTTGCCCTTTCTTGTGTTCTCCAAGAATcggccccctccctccttccctctccttccctcctcccatttctctctctccccgatccctccctccctttgagGTAGGATCTCCATATGTAGCCTATCCTGACACTGAGGTCAAGTCcttctgcccctgtctcccaagtgatggaTGGGACACACAGCACCTTTCAAACTTAAGCCACTTTTCCTGAGTCTCACTGCTTCCCTTTGCAGGGCATTGGCCGGAAGGTGATGGAGCGCCAGGGCTGGGCTGAAGGCCAGGGCCTGGGTAGTAGGTGCTCCGGGGTGCCTGAGGCCCCAGAAAGTGATGGCCAGCACCCCAGATGCAAACGTGGATTGGGGTAAGTGCACCCCTGAAGGACTCCTTAGAGTCTTAACCCAGCAATGATGTTATTTGGTTTCTTGTTGCTTTGGGGATGCATGCTAGGTACCCCTAGAAGATGAACTTCATAGTAGAAGAAATTGATGATACAGTTCTTTATGTTCCTTTTAGACCAGATCTTATAACTTAAAACTGTCATGGGTCCCCCAGGAAAGTCATTTCCTCGAGTCTGAGTTTGGGCTTCATAAGAGAGCCCGTTGTGGGAATGAAAATGTTCCTTGTAGTTGGCACAGACTGTCTCCAGAAGGTGGCGAGCACTACTGCAGGTGTTGGGGtctggccctgggttcaaaccctatCAGCACGAGACAGTGTATCTTACAGGACAAACTAGATACTTAGTAGCTACTCCTGTCCCTTGCCCTGTTTGATCCAGGTACCATGGAGAGAAACTACAGCCATTTGGGCAACTGAAGAGACCCCATAGAACTGGCTTGGGTCTCATTTCCACAATCTATGATGAACCTCTTCCCCAAGACGAGACAGAGTCCTTGCTCCGACGCCAGCCACCCACAAGCATGAAGTTTCGGACAGATATGACTTTTGTGAGGGGTTCCAGCTGTGCCTCGGACAGACCCCTGGAGCCTGAGTGATGCTGGTCCTTGGGCAGGGTCACTCGGCTGCAGGAAACAGCCTGGGGCTTGCCTTGTGGACCTCTGAAGCAGCTAAGAGCCAGGGAGTCTGCAAAACATACCCGAGCACGCCTGCGCTTGTCTACCTCAAAGATGATTTCACAGAAAGCGCCTCCCTCTCCTGGGGTGGTCTCCGAACCCTAGTCCTTGTCTGGGCTCGCCCCAGAACCAGGAAGATCTGGACTGCCTGTGGCACATTCCAGTCGGGTTTGCTGGGTTCTGAAGGAGGACATCACGAGGTCAGAAAAAGAATATGGGACCAGAGAAGAACTGATCCAGAGCGGGTCGGGCGGCCCCTCACCACCTCTACCTTTTGGCTGGGGGCGGGTCTGCACGAGAATAAACGAGTTTAGGTCTGGACCGGCCCGGAAGTCTGACTTAGAGAAACCAGGGAAACCCTGAGACTGACACCGCAGCGGGAGGAAGGCGGCGGGCGGTGTAACTAGGGCTCCGTTGCCGGCCAACGTCGTTGACGTGTGGGCGGGACTTCCTCTCAGCCATTCCCGGCGGAGTCCGGAAATCGGAGCTTTTCCCTTCCTTGCCGGGCAGTTTGTTAGTTTTCTGCGTGAATCTCCTTGTTTTAGTTCGGGAGGCGCCTGTGGGCTGACCTGCTCCAGCCATGGCGGGGGCCGCCCCGGCCACGGCCTTCGGGCAGGCGGTGATCGGGCCCCCGGGCTCGGGGAAGACCACGTACTGCCTGGGCATGAGTGAGTTCCTGCGCGCGCTCGGCCGGCGCGTGGCCGTGGTGAACCTGGACCCAGCTAATGAAGGGCTGCCCTATGAGTGTGCCGTGGACGTGGGCGAGCTGGTGGGGCTGGGGGACGTGATGGACGCGCTGCGCCTGGGCCCCAACGGTGGCCTGCTCTACTGCATGGAGTACCTGGAAGCCAACCTGGACTGGCTGCGCGCCAAGCTCGAGCCCCTCCGAGGCCACTACTTTCTCTTCGACTGCCCCGGCCAGGTGGAGCTCTGCACGCACCATGCCGCCCTGCGCAATATCTTCTCCCAGATGGCACAGTGGGACCTCAGGGTGCGTCTCGGTCGGGCAAGCCCTTTAACGCAGATGGAGTCCCTGAGACAGGGAGGCAGGCTGATGCCACGCCCCCAAGTCACACTGTCAGATGTGGCCGAGTTGAGTTTGGAGCAGAACTAAAGCCTCTGAGTTCTAATTTTAACTCTGCCACCAACTCCGTGATCTGGGAAAGTCCTCTCGGCtcagttttgtatttattttgaataaatgtGTTAGTTCCTAATTGGGATTTTAAATGGAAGTGATCAATATAGAGAGTGGCTACAGCAATTGTTGGTGTGCAAAAGTGTAGTGAAAGAGTAGAGAGACAGATGCAGTGTAATTCGAACCCGTCTCCCACTGCAGGGCGCTATACAAGAAACCTCGTAAGAGGGACTGGAGatttagctcaatggtagagatCTTGCCTAACAAGCAGAGACCGCAGGCCCtggatttggtccccagcatAATAGGGAGGAAACAAAGGAACTTTGTGAGAAAACCCGCATATTTTCTGGGCGGAAGACATGATGCTGGCTATTAGAATTAAATACAAGAGCCCAGGaaagtggcacatgcctgtagtcccagcacttggcttgtggaggcagaaagagcatgAGCTCCAGGCCGTAAAACCCTgttgcaagcacacacatacaaggaagtagaagcaggacaCAGCTGAGGAAGGCTTAGGCTGGATCCTTAAGCTGCTCATCTCACAAGGGACCCGTGGCCCTGAAGCCCCTCCCCCTGCGGTCCGGCTTTCCCTCTCATCCTCTGTCTTCTGCTCACAGCTGACGGCTGTCCATCTTGTGGATTCTCACTACTGCACAGACCCAGGCAAGTTCATCTCAGTGCTGTGCACCTCCCTGGCCACCATGCTGCATGTGGAGCTGCCCCATGTCAacctcctctccaagatggacctTATTGAACACTATGGGAAGCTGGGTAAGAGCCCCTGCTTGGAGCAGGAGGGAAGCCGCCCCACTGTGTCTTCCTAACATGGTGCATCGCTCTGCCAGATACTGGAGTAGACTAGAGATTGCAGAGGAACACTACAGAGCGATTAAGACAAGGTGGTAGGACAGTGGCTAGCTGAAGGAGTGGATAACTGCTCACAGCCCCGAGCCCTGGCACTCTGACCCCTGGCTGGTGAGAAGTGGCCCACTGGAGGACTGTTCTAGCTTGACCACTAGGGGCAGAAGTGTTGTCCTAGCAGAAACTGCTGTAGTGAAACCGCCATCCACCAGTGGCTCAAACAGCAGATGTTCTAGAGGGTAGAAAGCCTTGAGTCAGAGGCATGGGTGGACCCAGGGTCTGGCTTGTAGACAGCCAACTTATATCTGCATCATCCTCAGGTGGCAAGAATGCGTAGGACTCAATGGGTAGTGTCTCGAtgatcagcatttttttttctgctgtactAATGGCGTCTGTTCCTTAAAAATCTGAAACCATGAAGGAGCCAAGAGAAGAAATGTCTAACATATGAGCAGGGAGGGGGCTGGGAGTGACATGGAAGGGACCTTGCGTAGTCAGGACATGGAGGGAGGTCAGCCCAGAGTCCACTCATTTTTGGAAGCGACTTTCCAAGGAGCCCAAGTGACCATTGGTATGAtgatgtgtctgtaatcccagtacttgggagataaGACAGGAGGAgcgggttcaaggccagcctgggctaagtgaGACCCTCtctagaaagggaaggaaggaatctagtgttttgtttttagtgttaaACTGAGATTGAACCTGGAGCTTCACATCTGCTAGATAAACAGTCTCCCATACAGAAACCACTGGTACTTTTTTctccttaagatttattttaggagccgggcggtggtggcgcacgcctttaatcccagtacttggggaggcagagacaggcagatctctgtgagttcaacaccacCCTGGTCTAAAGCGCTAgttctaatcccagtacttggggaggcagaggcaggcggatctctgtgagttcgagaccagcctggtctacaagagctagttccaggacaggctccaaaaccacagagaaaccctgtctcgaaaaacaaaaaaataaaaataaataaaaaagatttattttagctgggtggtggtggcacatgcctttaatcccagtacttggggaggcagagacaggcagatctctgtgagttcaacaccacCCTGGTCTAAAgcgctagttctaggacaggcgccaaagctacacagagaaaccctatctcaaaaggaaaaaaaaagatttattttaaatgggtATActgatgcatgtctgtaatcccaacacttaggaggcagagacaggttaatttctgtgagatcgaggccagcctggtctacatatttcaggacagccagagctgcttagtgaaaccctgtcttaaaaatctgtgtgtgttgtgtgactgTATGCCATACATATGTGTGtccccagggaggccagaagaggtcatgtGATCGCCTGGAGAtgaagttacagttatgagcctTCCGTGTGGATACTGgaaaccgaactcaggtcctttggaagagtagcaaacactcttaacctctCAAGCTGCCCCCTTTAAATTCGATTTCTTCATTTATGTAGGGTACatgtttgtgtggaggtcaggacaacttGTGTGGATTGATTATCTACCTCTACTGTGTGGCTCCCAGAgataactcaggttgtcaggattGGCTCCGAGTGTCTGTCTTCACCGAGCAATCTCACAAGGTTCTTTCATTTGGATTAGAGTTTCACTAAATTACCCAGACTGACCTTACATTTACTGTGTAGTCTAGGCTATCCTTGACTTTCCAACCCttttgccttggctgtccttgtaTCTGGAATTACCAGCCTGTGCTACCAGGCcaagagaatattttttttcattttctttctttctttctttctttctttctttctttctttctttctttctttcttttcttttctttatttattttgtttattgtttgaggcagggttttttgggctggagagatggctcagaggttaagagcactggctgctcttccagagatcctgagttccattcccagcaaccacatggtggctcacaaccatctatgagatctggtgccctcttctggcgggcaggcatacatgcagacagaacactatacataataaataatttttaaaaaagagagagagagagacatgatgtaacagtcctggatgtcctggaactcactttgtataccaggctagcctcaaacttactgagatcctgtctctgcctcctgagtgctgggatcaaaggtgtgcgccaccaccgcctggcgaatGTTTTTCTCCTCACTGACATCATTTCACTGCACCAGCAAGTATTTTAGTGTGTGTAGGTACTGGAGCCAGTATGacactcatgcctgtaatctcagcatgcaGGGGTCTGAGGCAGGGGAACTGCTGGGAAAGCCACCTGAGCAGCTACATAGTgacaggccagccagagctgagagatgagaccctgtctcagaaaaaagcaatgacaaagaaacaaacaagataaaGCCCCACGCATCGGGTCTTTCTTGTCTCCTGGTGCTGCACAGTGCTCGGTCAGAACCCATCACTTCATGTATACCAGGCAAATCCATTGGTTGTGGTTTCTCCcagagctgaggaccaaacccagggccttgtgcctgctaggcaagtgctctagcactgagctaaATTCCCACCGCTGGTTACAGTTTTTAATCCCCCTTTGGGTGCCAGAAGTAGAACCCAAGCCTTTCCGAATGCTAAACACATTGTCGTGGAGCTACGGCTCAGCTCCTCCAGTCCTGAGGTCTTTAGCTGGCATCAGtggcttctgactctgccctctctcCTCAGCCTTCAACCTGGACTACTACACGGAAGTCCTGGACCTCTCCTACCTGCTTGAGCACCTGGCATCTGACCCGTTCTTCAGTCACTACCGTCAGCTCAATGAGAAGCTGGTCCAGCTCGTCGAAGACTACAGCCTGGTCTCCTTTATCCCTCTGAACATCCAGGTATTGGATAGGAGATATCTCTTCCCTGTGGCTGCAGCTCTCAGGGGCCAAGGACATAAGATTTGATGGCTCCAGGAACAGTCTGCGTCCTGGGTCTGTCC belongs to Microtus pennsylvanicus isolate mMicPen1 chromosome 13, mMicPen1.hap1, whole genome shotgun sequence and includes:
- the Gpn2 gene encoding GPN-loop GTPase 2; the protein is MAGAAPATAFGQAVIGPPGSGKTTYCLGMSEFLRALGRRVAVVNLDPANEGLPYECAVDVGELVGLGDVMDALRLGPNGGLLYCMEYLEANLDWLRAKLEPLRGHYFLFDCPGQVELCTHHAALRNIFSQMAQWDLRLTAVHLVDSHYCTDPGKFISVLCTSLATMLHVELPHVNLLSKMDLIEHYGKLAFNLDYYTEVLDLSYLLEHLASDPFFSHYRQLNEKLVQLVEDYSLVSFIPLNIQDKDSIQRVLQAVDKANGYCFGVQEQRSLEAMMSAAMGADFHFSSTLGIQEKYLASSDQTAEQEAMQL
- the Gpatch3 gene encoding G patch domain-containing protein 3, with the protein product MATPREVDEESVVYLVVSGIPPGLRSAQLRNYFSQFREQRGGGFLCFHYRHRPERGPPQAAAPNAARAAPNLAAEDPDLTQTAAPDARAVPARNSAPVQTRTCCCVVSVRGVAQAQRLLRMYSGRRWLDSEGTWLPGRCLIRRLRIPTEASDLEPFPFKTRKELQSRKAANEAFTLSDLKQLPELNPPVLMPNGNVGTPLQVFLDLIQACRLPPRIITQLQLQFPKTGSSRRYGNVPFEYEDSETVEQEEHVYTAKGEEIPQETFLEEPPASLLDEPEDEGLQEEEESHSDDDDDRCEEWERHEALHEDVTRQERTAERLFEEEIELKWEKGGSGLVFYTDAQFWQEEEGDFDEQTADDWDVDMSVYYDKDGGDKDARDYVQMRLEQRLRGGQEDGSVIGRQVGAFEHHTKGIGRKVMERQGWAEGQGLGSRCSGVPEAPESDGQHPRCKRGLGYHGEKLQPFGQLKRPHRTGLGLISTIYDEPLPQDETESLLRRQPPTSMKFRTDMTFVRGSSCASDRPLEPE